One segment of Aquimarina sp. BL5 DNA contains the following:
- a CDS encoding sugar kinase produces the protein MKKVVTFGEVLMRIAPLGNKKLKQSNQLEYYFGGTEANVAISLAQFGNNTQHITAVSNDFVGDASKSYLQKLGVDTGLIIDSRHPLGLYFLEVGAVMRSSTIAYNRANSAFCNIDPDEINWEKALENCDWFHWTGITPALSLNVFTALKQGLEIANKKGITISADPAYRSGLWNYGHEAKEVLSELVALSNIFIGGPNEINELLATNFSFDNDDFTKASKLLIEKYSNINGVFDKTRISLNASWHKIKARMWNGKEFYETNELEITHVVDRIGTGDAYAAGLIQGLLHYDDIKALQFANASCALKHTIEGDANLVTEAEVLSIIEGNISGRIKR, from the coding sequence ATGAAAAAAGTAGTAACCTTTGGAGAAGTTTTAATGCGTATAGCTCCTTTAGGCAACAAAAAATTAAAACAATCTAACCAATTAGAATACTACTTTGGTGGGACTGAAGCGAACGTAGCAATATCGCTCGCTCAATTCGGAAACAATACACAACATATTACAGCAGTATCCAACGATTTTGTTGGTGATGCATCAAAGAGCTACTTGCAGAAACTGGGAGTAGATACTGGTTTGATTATTGACTCGCGTCATCCTCTGGGATTATATTTCCTGGAGGTTGGTGCAGTCATGCGATCAAGCACTATAGCGTATAACAGAGCTAACTCAGCTTTTTGTAACATAGACCCTGACGAGATTAATTGGGAAAAAGCCTTAGAAAATTGTGATTGGTTCCACTGGACGGGTATTACCCCTGCTCTATCTCTAAACGTCTTTACAGCACTGAAACAAGGGTTAGAAATCGCTAATAAAAAAGGAATTACAATATCCGCAGATCCAGCGTACAGAAGTGGTCTATGGAATTATGGTCACGAAGCAAAAGAAGTTCTTAGTGAGTTGGTAGCGTTGTCTAATATTTTTATTGGAGGACCTAATGAAATTAATGAACTGTTAGCAACCAATTTCTCTTTCGATAATGATGATTTCACAAAAGCAAGTAAGCTTTTAATAGAGAAATATTCTAATATCAATGGAGTTTTTGACAAAACAAGAATTTCTCTGAACGCAAGCTGGCATAAGATCAAAGCTAGAATGTGGAATGGTAAAGAGTTTTATGAAACCAATGAACTAGAAATAACACATGTAGTTGATAGAATTGGTACTGGTGATGCTTATGCTGCTGGATTAATTCAAGGGCTATTGCATTATGACGATATAAAAGCATTACAATTTGCAAATGCTTCCTGCGCTCTAAAACATACGATAGAAGGAGATGCTAATCTAGTAACAGAAGCCGAAGTATTAAGTATTATTGAAGGTAACATATCAGGAAGAATAAAAAGATAA